The following proteins are encoded in a genomic region of Clostridium kluyveri:
- a CDS encoding zinc dependent phospholipase C family protein, with protein sequence MNFFTHIAISKIIYEHLKNKMKLDKRYFIYGNLKPDLSLKINQVSHTFDNYFSYVCSCGNNLMKGGASVKDFSIKLGEICHYTCDFFCMYHLNTEIFNKSIDHFLYELKLHFKFLELTRKEKFEIKIEDNNLTKNIKSIIFNMRLKYLSEIASMEKDISYAVNTATWVCESVGLFLTNSMTFVPCNEMDSYTNLTVV encoded by the coding sequence ATGAACTTTTTTACACATATTGCTATTTCTAAAATAATATATGAGCACTTAAAAAACAAAATGAAATTGGATAAAAGGTATTTTATTTATGGTAACTTAAAACCTGACTTATCTTTAAAGATAAATCAAGTCTCACATACTTTTGATAATTATTTTAGTTATGTATGTTCATGTGGAAATAATTTAATGAAAGGAGGAGCGTCAGTTAAAGATTTTTCAATTAAATTAGGTGAAATATGTCACTATACATGTGATTTCTTTTGTATGTATCATTTAAATACAGAAATATTCAATAAATCTATCGATCATTTTTTATATGAATTGAAGCTTCATTTCAAATTTTTAGAATTAACCAGAAAGGAAAAGTTTGAAATAAAAATTGAAGACAACAATCTTACAAAGAATATTAAATCTATTATTTTTAACATGAGATTAAAGTATTTGTCTGAAATTGCATCTATGGAAAAAGACATTTCTTATGCAGTAAACACAGCTACTTGGGTTTGCGAGTCAGTAGGTCTCTTCTTAACTAATTCTATGACATTCGTACCTTGTAATGAAATGGATTCCTATACAAATTTAACGGTAGTGTAA
- a CDS encoding type II toxin-antitoxin system HicB family antitoxin codes for MDRYMFPAVFESCEEGGYSIHFPDLPGCISEGDTLDEALYMAKEALELFLWNMEDDKDDIPQPTLPEKIETETGDFVVPIIADMKLVRAQMNNKTVNTNVTMPQWLKYKAEENKINFSQLLQEAIKEKLNINS; via the coding sequence ATGGATAGATATATGTTTCCAGCAGTGTTTGAATCCTGTGAGGAAGGTGGATATTCAATACATTTCCCGGACTTGCCAGGGTGCATAAGCGAAGGTGATACTTTAGATGAAGCACTATATATGGCCAAAGAAGCGTTAGAATTGTTTCTCTGGAATATGGAGGATGATAAAGACGATATACCGCAGCCAACGCTACCAGAGAAAATTGAGACTGAAACAGGTGACTTTGTTGTCCCTATTATAGCTGATATGAAACTTGTAAGGGCCCAGATGAACAACAAAACTGTAAATACCAATGTGACTATGCCCCAGTGGCTAAAATATAAAGCGGAGGAAAATAAAATTAATTTTTCCCAGCTGTTGCAGGAAGCAATAAAAGAAAAATTAAATATCAATAGTTAA
- a CDS encoding type II toxin-antitoxin system HicA family toxin — protein sequence MTAREVIKLLKANGWVKKNQNGSHAQFIHPAKKCKVQVPIHGHKDLKKKTLESIFKQAGLK from the coding sequence ATGACAGCAAGAGAAGTTATTAAACTTCTAAAGGCGAATGGATGGGTTAAGAAGAATCAGAATGGTTCACATGCACAATTCATTCATCCGGCAAAAAAGTGTAAAGTTCAAGTGCCAATACACGGACACAAGGACTTAAAAAAGAAAACATTAGAATCAATCTTTAAGCAAGCGGGGCTGAAATAA
- a CDS encoding zinc-ribbon domain-containing protein — protein sequence MENKNLVKCKVCGADIAKNAPKCPHCGED from the coding sequence TTGGAAAATAAAAACTTAGTAAAATGTAAAGTTTGCGGTGCAGATATTGCAAAGAATGCCCCAAAATGCCCACATTGTGGAGAAGACTAG
- a CDS encoding DUF3862 domain-containing protein: MRHKVLSIIIILIVLDGIGSARNNGDDKTATTNSTKQDTTNNATKPKVKDKKYSYDKFMQIEIGMTYEQVKVILGDDTEEFSTGDGETKTIAYRWKNSDGSNLSVTLQGDRVMNKTQTFLQSMDVKITMDKYNQIENRMSYDQVIVDLIGGGEGSRTPVRKTAIAVINPALSMCFTVLY, from the coding sequence ATGCGACATAAGGTATTATCTATAATAATTATTTTAATAGTATTGGATGGTATTGGTTCTGCACGGAATAATGGGGATGATAAGACAGCTACTACAAATTCTACAAAACAGGATACTACTAATAACGCCACAAAACCTAAAGTAAAAGACAAAAAATATAGTTATGATAAGTTCATGCAGATTGAAATAGGTATGACTTACGAACAGGTTAAAGTAATTCTAGGAGATGATACAGAAGAATTTTCTACAGGTGATGGAGAGACTAAAACTATAGCATATAGATGGAAAAACAGTGATGGAAGTAATCTCTCTGTAACGTTGCAAGGGGATAGAGTCATGAATAAGACACAAACATTTTTACAAAGCATGGATGTTAAAATAACTATGGATAAATATAATCAAATTGAAAATAGAATGAGTTATGACCAAGTAATTGTGGATTTGATTGGTGGAGGCGAGGGGAGTCGAACCCCTGTCCGAAAGACCGCTATTGCAGTTATCAACCCAGCATTATCAATGTGTTTCACAGTTTTATATTAA
- a CDS encoding DUF3888 domain-containing protein: MKKNYKSIPILIALILCLQFPCFTFVSANKIYGDNILYKPPEQSREELYQDISFSLLSPYIQKSVADYYTNFLTDIPTVDPWATDILSAERPNGYRTFLFVLKIQVKPYVGPHLGVGVDRITITVNGAGGVEVNSFEHIKNYDLPSHYQNIIKKNDILNNKSLYFKKAIKQGNFVEITSSNLSSDTTQYHTEIYNIDKLEDFVKNIKDRKPAKIRIVKYASEPGVIWANKLYDLEYNGEKIIDTVYDVYSNPNVFLPSTIYYFDQIIKKDYPNDMWYGICAKTDKEDNCTTLTSFKKSSIIN; the protein is encoded by the coding sequence ATGAAAAAAAATTATAAAAGTATTCCAATCTTGATAGCTTTGATTTTATGCTTACAATTTCCATGTTTTACTTTTGTGTCAGCTAATAAAATATATGGTGATAACATACTATATAAGCCACCAGAACAATCAAGAGAAGAACTATATCAAGATATTTCCTTCTCGCTACTTTCGCCATATATACAGAAATCAGTAGCGGATTATTATACAAACTTTCTAACTGATATACCCACAGTTGACCCTTGGGCAACTGATATTTTAAGTGCTGAGAGACCTAATGGTTATCGTACATTTCTTTTTGTTCTTAAAATACAGGTAAAACCATATGTTGGGCCACATCTTGGGGTAGGTGTTGACCGTATTACAATTACAGTAAATGGAGCGGGTGGTGTTGAAGTCAATAGTTTTGAGCATATCAAAAATTACGATTTACCATCGCATTATCAAAATATTATTAAGAAAAATGATATCTTAAATAATAAATCTTTATATTTTAAAAAAGCGATAAAACAAGGAAACTTTGTAGAAATTACTTCTTCCAACTTATCATCAGATACGACACAATATCATACTGAAATTTATAATATTGATAAACTAGAGGACTTTGTTAAGAATATTAAAGATAGAAAACCAGCTAAAATTCGCATTGTTAAATACGCTAGTGAGCCTGGAGTTATATGGGCTAATAAATTATATGATTTAGAGTATAATGGCGAGAAAATAATAGATACTGTATATGATGTATATTCTAATCCCAATGTCTTTCTCCCATCAACAATATACTATTTTGACCAAATAATAAAAAAGGATTATCCAAATGATATGTGGTATGGAATTTGTGCAAAAACTGATAAAGAAGATAACTGCACTACTCTTACTAGCTTTAAAAAGAGTAGTATAATTAATTAG
- a CDS encoding stage II sporulation protein P encodes MKNIYKSAVVVVAFLTLTAVGYTYSKYCNKLTVNKAITSNTVPTNTKTSSNSYTENSIVPFSSDIVIYNSHPEETYPSGKNVTDVGASINDELTKVGLNSSFIKVTAPKEYTKSYENTRNIITKNVKNYANTTLLDVSRDTVDSGTSDTKKIKLILTQASPRYEENKKFANQLLEQLKKANGVTAEIVEFNIDTLSYLNEDLSNNTVLIEIGNDNSSDSDIQQGVNVLAASLKNIQNK; translated from the coding sequence ATGAAAAATATTTATAAAAGTGCTGTAGTGGTGGTGGCGTTTCTTACTTTAACTGCTGTAGGATATACATATTCAAAGTATTGCAATAAGTTAACTGTTAATAAAGCAATAACCAGTAATACAGTACCGACCAATACAAAAACTTCATCAAATAGTTATACTGAAAATTCTATAGTTCCATTTTCATCAGATATTGTAATTTACAATTCCCATCCAGAAGAAACTTATCCATCTGGTAAGAATGTAACTGATGTTGGTGCTTCAATTAATGATGAACTCACTAAAGTAGGATTAAATAGTAGCTTTATAAAAGTTACAGCACCTAAAGAATATACAAAATCATATGAAAATACACGTAATATAATAACAAAAAATGTAAAGAACTATGCTAACACAACTTTATTAGATGTATCTAGAGATACAGTTGATAGTGGTACATCAGATACAAAAAAAATAAAGTTAATACTTACTCAGGCCAGTCCGAGATATGAAGAAAATAAGAAATTCGCTAACCAATTGTTAGAACAGCTAAAAAAGGCTAATGGTGTTACGGCAGAAATAGTTGAATTTAATATAGATACATTGTCGTATTTAAATGAGGATTTGTCTAATAATACTGTCCTTATTGAGATTGGAAATGATAATTCTAGTGACAGTGATATTCAACAAGGTGTAAATGTATTAGCTGCGTCATTAAAGAACATACAAAATAAATAG
- a CDS encoding HTH domain-containing protein: MAEEIQAIGNKDIEETINTLKKDYGMSTECLSHLLRGKSDGDKIEIPAGFEEKRSFTNLIFMLDTLSKEEPDFKFKAFLEVLIEVHKISADTIAKFAKIPTQYVLDFMIDSSTVPIEIKYRLASVIMVLRFIFKTVEPKI, encoded by the coding sequence ATGGCAGAAGAAATCCAAGCGATTGGAAACAAAGATATAGAAGAAACAATAAATACATTGAAGAAAGATTATGGAATGAGTACAGAATGCTTATCACATTTGCTGAGAGGAAAAAGTGACGGAGATAAGATTGAAATACCAGCAGGATTTGAAGAAAAGCGTTCTTTTACTAATTTAATATTTATGTTAGACACTCTTTCAAAGGAAGAACCAGATTTCAAATTTAAAGCATTTTTAGAAGTTCTAATTGAAGTGCATAAGATTAGTGCCGATACTATTGCCAAATTTGCAAAAATTCCTACGCAGTATGTTTTAGATTTCATGATTGATAGTAGTACAGTTCCGATTGAGATAAAATATAGACTTGCGTCAGTCATAATGGTATTAAGATTTATATTTAAAACCGTTGAGCCTAAAATATAG
- a CDS encoding DnaA N-terminal domain-containing protein produces MNEEILDMLKVILEKVERTEKAIIIKEQATPCNEDTIISNIVKSNTAKTAWEEAKAIIKEELTSISYKQFIEPISSSTVEAGEKIILSVPNEHIKETINKHYYNLIIHALKLVNKNIKKVAISWN; encoded by the coding sequence ATGAATGAAGAAATTTTAGATATGTTAAAGGTTATATTAGAAAAGGTTGAGAGAACTGAAAAGGCCATTATTATCAAAGAACAAGCAACACCCTGTAATGAAGATACAATTATCTCCAATATAGTGAAAAGTAATACTGCTAAAACCGCTTGGGAAGAAGCTAAAGCTATAATTAAAGAAGAGTTAACTTCAATATCATATAAGCAATTCATTGAACCAATATCTTCAAGTACAGTTGAAGCAGGAGAGAAAATAATATTAAGTGTTCCTAATGAACATATAAAGGAAACGATAAATAAACACTACTATAATTTGATAATACATGCACTTAAATTAGTAAATAAAAATATTAAGAAAGTGGCCATTTCATGGAATTAG
- a CDS encoding DUF3885 domain-containing protein, with protein MLKELMEEELKLMGLNSLEHPIFYNCQYGIRFEIGVGNVYNKDMTPRKEYVESALSRAMTIYNNGIKSPTLLMWEVYPQGEEDKSDFEILFSKKIISILPQEEFSQDIDIDNEVIKRTQLYWDLKKSNIPMNKVFREIIIGDLGGSEDFISSIYLFDVENHVMLHLYDDRGLDIVAYDKNKLIPIYQKLNTWILDYDRKQIDKIFFV; from the coding sequence TTGCTTAAAGAACTAATGGAAGAAGAATTAAAATTGATGGGATTGAACTCTCTCGAACACCCTATATTTTATAATTGCCAATATGGTATCCGTTTTGAAATAGGTGTTGGAAATGTATATAACAAAGATATGACTCCACGAAAAGAATATGTTGAAAGTGCTTTGAGTCGTGCTATGACTATATATAATAATGGAATAAAATCTCCAACGTTATTAATGTGGGAAGTATATCCACAAGGCGAAGAAGATAAGAGTGATTTTGAAATTCTCTTTTCAAAAAAGATTATATCAATTTTGCCACAGGAGGAATTTTCACAGGATATAGATATTGATAATGAAGTTATAAAGCGAACCCAATTATATTGGGATTTGAAGAAATCCAATATTCCAATGAATAAAGTATTTCGTGAAATTATTATTGGTGATTTAGGTGGCTCGGAGGACTTTATTTCGTCTATATACTTATTTGATGTTGAAAACCATGTTATGCTTCATCTGTATGATGATAGAGGGCTTGATATTGTTGCCTATGATAAGAATAAATTAATTCCAATTTATCAAAAATTGAATACATGGATACTTGATTATGACCGTAAACAAATAGATAAGATATTTTTTGTTTAG
- the murI gene encoding glutamate racemase: MRIGFFDSGIGGITVLHDTLKMLPNEDYIYYADTLNVPYGPKPKDKVKKYIFNAVEFIIQQGVKAIVIACNTATSVAIKELRAKYSIPIIGMEPAVKPAIEENKNINKRVLVTATALTVKEEKLQNLIAKLDNEHLVDLLPLPGLVQFSERLEFNEEIVVPYLKEQLFKYDLSNYETIVLGCTHFSYYKDMFRKLLPSHVNIIDGNIGTAKNLKRILKEMNSLNEGNGSITFYNSGFKIEDKAELDKYNRLFKRLDTINE; the protein is encoded by the coding sequence ATGCGAATAGGTTTTTTTGACTCTGGCATTGGAGGCATTACTGTATTACATGATACATTAAAAATGTTACCTAATGAAGATTATATATATTATGCAGATACATTAAACGTTCCATATGGGCCAAAGCCCAAAGATAAAGTTAAAAAGTATATTTTTAATGCTGTAGAGTTTATTATCCAACAGGGAGTTAAGGCAATAGTTATTGCTTGTAATACTGCTACAAGCGTAGCAATCAAAGAGTTAAGGGCTAAATACAGTATTCCAATCATTGGTATGGAGCCTGCCGTAAAACCCGCTATTGAAGAAAACAAAAATATAAATAAACGAGTTCTGGTAACTGCTACAGCATTGACTGTGAAGGAAGAAAAACTGCAAAATCTTATCGCCAAATTAGATAACGAACATCTCGTCGACTTATTACCTCTTCCAGGATTAGTCCAATTTTCGGAAAGACTTGAGTTTAATGAAGAAATAGTAGTACCTTATCTTAAAGAACAGTTATTTAAATATGATTTAAGTAATTATGAAACTATTGTTTTAGGGTGTACCCATTTTTCTTATTATAAGGACATGTTTAGAAAATTACTTCCATCACATGTAAATATAATCGATGGAAACATTGGTACTGCAAAGAATCTAAAAAGAATTTTGAAAGAAATGAATTCCTTAAATGAAGGTAATGGTAGTATTACTTTCTATAATTCAGGATTCAAAATTGAGGATAAAGCTGAATTAGATAAATATAACAGACTATTCAAAAGGCTGGATACCATCAATGAATAA
- a CDS encoding DUF3888 domain-containing protein, which yields MRKSLFALFLVLLITFNIPLNIKASSYNYVKFGLKEHYITPENSKEKLYRDMLMTLLLPILQNTVDNYYKEYLSVSPMVAPYDISVLRMDRLGENGTFDFRLKLELHPYVGPHLDVGLDYITIKINPVDKVKIEKFEHIKNYELPSYYQNIIKKKLP from the coding sequence TTGAGAAAATCACTTTTTGCTTTATTTTTAGTGTTATTAATAACTTTTAATATTCCATTAAATATTAAGGCATCTTCATATAATTATGTTAAATTTGGATTAAAAGAACATTATATTACACCTGAAAATTCAAAAGAGAAATTATATAGGGATATGCTTATGACACTATTATTGCCTATTTTACAGAATACAGTTGATAATTACTATAAAGAATATTTATCAGTATCTCCTATGGTAGCACCTTATGATATTTCGGTATTAAGAATGGATAGACTAGGTGAGAATGGAACATTTGATTTCCGTTTAAAGTTAGAGCTCCATCCGTATGTTGGTCCACACCTTGATGTAGGACTTGATTATATTACTATTAAAATAAATCCAGTAGATAAAGTTAAAATTGAAAAGTTTGAGCATATTAAGAATTATGAGTTACCATCATACTATCAAAATATTATAAAGAAGAAATTACCATAA
- a CDS encoding tyrosine-type recombinase/integrase, giving the protein MAKRLQLTEKVTPIGVEAEVKELRTIYFTIQDFMNKQNEFLIYKRSQNLSPRSMYDYDRSFLYLNNYINEVYSDKQIRYDITLIRGYISYMLEKVSPNTVNIRIRYLKVYLQFLEQEGYVKERINERVKKVREVKNEKQPLTNSDIKKLLKVINMKSYAGLRDYTLVLLMLSVGTRINETINIRVKDINLKEKYIVINAETAKNRTQRVVPLNSKLIVYLKKLIEISNDVGSEYVFLSSVSHDKVNLSHIKGQLIDYGKKAGLDKSSSAHKLRHTAITNLIKNGSNPLDVKSIAGHSSLEITMGYYHNNLKDLQKCIAKDTLSDI; this is encoded by the coding sequence ATGGCCAAAAGACTACAATTGACAGAAAAAGTAACTCCGATAGGGGTTGAAGCAGAAGTAAAAGAATTAAGAACAATCTATTTTACAATTCAAGATTTCATGAATAAACAGAATGAATTTCTTATCTACAAACGCTCTCAAAACCTTTCACCACGCAGTATGTACGATTATGACAGAAGTTTCCTGTATCTGAACAATTACATAAATGAAGTCTATTCGGATAAGCAAATTCGATATGACATAACTTTGATTAGAGGCTACATTTCCTACATGTTAGAGAAGGTAAGTCCAAATACTGTTAATATTCGCATTAGGTATTTGAAGGTGTATTTGCAGTTCTTGGAACAGGAAGGATATGTTAAAGAGCGTATTAATGAACGAGTTAAAAAGGTAAGAGAAGTAAAGAATGAAAAGCAACCCTTAACCAATTCAGATATAAAGAAGCTATTGAAAGTAATAAATATGAAATCCTACGCGGGATTAAGAGATTACACACTGGTACTTTTAATGTTGTCCGTGGGTACAAGAATAAACGAAACAATAAACATCAGAGTTAAGGACATAAATCTAAAAGAAAAGTACATTGTTATAAATGCTGAAACTGCCAAGAATAGGACACAGAGAGTAGTGCCATTAAATAGCAAGTTAATAGTATATTTAAAGAAGCTTATAGAGATTAGCAATGATGTCGGCAGTGAGTATGTATTTTTATCCAGCGTATCTCATGACAAGGTCAATCTATCACACATAAAAGGTCAGTTAATAGATTATGGTAAAAAGGCAGGATTAGACAAGAGTTCTTCTGCTCATAAGCTACGACATACAGCGATAACTAACTTAATCAAAAATGGAAGTAATCCGCTAGATGTAAAATCAATAGCTGGACATAGTTCACTGGAGATTACTATGGGATATTATCATAATAATTTGAAGGATTTACAGAAATGTATTGCCAAGGATACTCTTTCAGATATTTAA